CTTATCAGACATGTGCTGGGTGACAACCATTGACAAGCGGGAGGCGCCTGTTATAATTTTCCGCCTGCAAAAACAATGCTGTTTCTTGCCATTCGCTGTAAGCAGTGATTTACATAATTGTCTGACGTTCATAAAACACTTCATGGATGACAGAATCTACATCAGAAGCCCAGCGATGTTCTAGAGCACTCGGGGTACTGAGCATCTCTTTGCGCATGGAGGGGGAAGACCCGCATCCAGGCGGGAATCCTCGCATCAGCAGGCGCAAGAGCAGGGCTGCGagagggaatgaatgaatgcagatCCACTAGAGCCACTGCGCCCCCTATAGGAGTTCTGAGGGACTGTAAGCATTGCAGACGTTTAAAAGCGCGGTTTGAGCGCACGGGGGGGAACAGTGAGAATCGGAGTCTGGCTGAGTAAAAGTTCACTCGGGATTTTCTAGCGCATCCACGGGGATAGTTATCAACAACATGGCAAACAAGGGACAGCGCCACCCTCCATACTTTCATATTGCGGAGCTCACCGCATCCCAGTTTCTGGACATTTGGAATCACTTCGATACGGATGGTGAGTGTAGGATACAAAGTTATCCAAAGGAGCCTTTCCCATTACGCACGCCAGTTTTCTTGAGCGCGTTTGAGTGAAACACAGCAAAACTGTAAGTGTAGACAAAAAGGGAAGGAACGAAGAAACCCAGTCCTTTTGGGTTGCCCTGACACATTTGGAAAGTGTTTTTCCCTGTATATTATTACAGTTGATTTCAAATCAGTTGAATTGTGAAATGTGTAAATTAATTGTGTTTCTGTGCTCTGTATTTGCTCTTCGTATTAATATGCATTTTTATCACAATAAGATACTGCTTTACTAACGTTTCATTATGAACACATGCCAAAACCATGTTCTAATGCATGGGTGGCGTTTTCACTATGTATAACGTGATATGCGAGCTTCGACCCTCAGCACTGAGGTGAAATGATGTGATGGAGAAAAACGCGAAAATAAAATGTGGGTTATATCCAGGAAGTTTAGGCTAAAGCTATTTAAAATGTGCGAGTCAGAGATTGATAGAGACAATTGAAAGAATTATGTAGTATTATAGAAGTATTATGGTAGTGAAAAGTGGTCCACCAAAGTGCGCATCACAACTACTGTAAGGAGGCATGGGTGTGTCTACCCAATGCCTGTTTCCCCGTCCTTCCCGTACGATACCATTTCTTTGATAGAAAGAAACCTGATATTTAGTTATGACTATAAATAAGTTATAGCTTacactttttctgtttttttgaaTGACGTTGCTTATTTGTTCTTGGTGGTCAGTGCGGTCAACTGTTAACCAATTCTTTATTCACTTTATTTAAATCCATATGGACATACGTTTACATACGCCCCAACTTCATGACATTCCGTATAGGCAGAATCAACATGACCTATTTCGCCGACaactgttgttgtgttgtttagGGACAACTTGTTTTgctatgttttttgtttgttttctttagtTTTTCATCTTTTCGGTGAATGAATGGTGCCGGGACGACAAGATTTGAAGTGCGTTGAAGGTTCAGTGGGGGCTGCAACTGTTGGTTTACCAGGATCCGTATACTAGCCATGGTTACAGACTAGTGTGGGTTAGATATATCCGCTTGAATATTCCAGTGCGTAAAAATGGATGGCTAGTTTCTTTGGAAAGATCAGTCATGCCATCAGTAATCGTATTTCTAACAAACAGGTTTGTTTTAAACTTGCGAGGTTTAGACCATTTCCATCCACTTGACACTATCAGGTGGAGTTTAGGGAGTTTGCTGTGGTGTGTAGTCAAATTACAATTTGACAGAACAGAGCACTGGAACGGCTTCAAGGGAGCTTCAGGTTGGCACTTTACACATGtgatatataatgttttttgCATTTGAATACAATACACTTTCTTGTTAGCCCTTTGATAGAGAGGTGATAGTGATTGAGTGATCTACTGGTTGAGGCTGCGGACAAATCTGTCCCATCGTATCTGTATAGGCTATCCTTGGTTCAGACTGTGAGTTGAGCCATCCCTTCCCTCGGCATCCATTCAGGTTCCGAAAAACATTGTAGATATTCAGTGATATAAATACTGCtatgtatgatgtgataaatgAGAATATTGCTAATACATGGACAGTCGATCTCAAATATACATTTTGTTCCATATAGACTAGTGTAGGCTTACATGTGCGCAGTTCTATACAGCCAcagtttcatttttttccatagACTACTTCGATGATGCAAGAGGATAAACAAAAAGAGATTTCATAGGAGATTGAGAAAAAATCCTGTAGGATGAACATGTTGAACATTTCTGGCAGTGCATGCATCTTATCCATAAATTGTTTATCAATCTAATCACATGGGGCATGTCAGCAGTTTCTCCCCCACAAAAGTAGTATGGTGTTCCCATACAGCAGGTAGGGGGAAAGGCGGCCATTTGACACCAAAGGTTAACAGAATGAGGAACAGTATTTCCTATGATGGAAATATTTATTGGTTTATAGACAGGATGATGGAAATATTTATTGGTTTATATAACTGTCCTGAATATTCTATTGCATGTTATACTCTAGACCTATATATTACTGGAATTAAACAGATGTATTGCTTTAAAATAATATAAGTAAGGACCAAATTGGCCAATTGGTTGTGTTCAGCTGGCATTGTAAATTTACAGATCAGACCGTGTTGATCATTGTAGAGTGGATGACAGGATTGCATGTGTGTACTTATCATATTGTCAGCAGttgatattttaattttttttgagCCAAGCTGCTCCCTCAAAAACATAATTAGCATTAGTCCATAGATTAACATTAATATCATGTAGGCCTGTGCATTTTAAATTAATGGCAACTGAATTACGTTTCTAATTGTGAGAGCAATGTCATGTATTCAGATTTATTCATTAATGTATTAATCTATAGTATTCAGATTAATGGTATGGACTAGATGCATTCATCATTCTTATGCATACTAGTAATATGAATAATTTTCCAGAAGCCAGAGAATAAAGGATCCCCTAATGACACAAGTGTGTACTTTTTTCAAAGGGGAATGAATTGTATATTATGACATTCATCACCAAGGTAAAGTAGATGgttaaaataaaaaagttcAGTTCAAACAGATTGGAAGAATTCAATTCAAATAGGGGGGTGTCAAAATAGGCCTTAATGGTTAAATCCATTCATGTCTCAACTAAAACATCATCTGTCATGTTGTGATTGTAAACAACAAATCTGATGATTTTCCATCTGTGCTTGAAACAGGCAGATTGCATGTTAAAGCGGTCATTTTTAAAGGTTCCCTGATAACAACATACATGATGCCCTCCTTATTGTAAATACCAGACTAAAAGTCTTCTCTTTCAATGATGTGTTCCTTGCTGTTTGTGAATGGCAGTTGGGTCCAGAGGCAAATTAACTAACCAAAGGAATTTGATTGAAAGACCTTTCATAGCTGGTGGGGACTAAATATCAAATAGAATGACATTTGTACTGTaccaccaccccaacccccaaACTGTATCTACATAGCACCACTTTTTATCATTGTTTTTTGAGCAATACCTTACATTCCATTATATTGGCATAAATTATATAAACcgtatgagaaagagagagagagagagaccttgaaatgtacatacaaacacaaacactcttccatacacaaacacaaagcacaatTTCCTGGCATGGAAATTGGCCACAGATGGTAATATCTGTGAAACAGGGCCGGAAACACCAGTTCCATTTTTCTAAAGCAGTGTCTGGCCTCATgattctcctctcatctctccctaaAATAAATGAGTCTCCaattaaaagcaaaaaaaaaagagcaaaagaaagtTGAAAGCAGTTTGGCATGAACAGCCGTCCAGAGTTTTAATTAAGCTGTTCCCCAGGTTTGGGTGGCCGCCAGCAAGCCCTTGTCAAGTCGACGAGTTAGCCAGCTTTGTACAGGCTCAGAGACACAATCCAATCAAGCCGTCTACTTAGCTCGTCACTCAAACATTTCTCAATCATAAAGGGCCCAAGAAAGGCCTAGGAAGACAgatgggatggagagagagggaaggacgaTGCACTGAGGTGTTACAGAAGCTTTgaagtgtatactgtgtgtgactTTATTCACTTGTATCACAGGGAATGGATACATTGAAGGTAAGGAGCTGGAGAACTTCTTCAGTGAAATGGAGCTTGCACGAAGAGGAGCTGGAGTGGTGAGCAAGTGACACGCTAATGCACTAGACACACTATAAGATTCTCATAGTAAACATATCCATATGCTACTTTAATTAGTGTTGGCTTATGTGAACACAAACTCATCCTGTTTGCATTAAATGGGTCATACAGTGGTGTAGTCTGACACTGAATCAGTAATTTCCCTCCTGTCAGTATAACTTTATGCTGTTGAATATTTGGCCTTGTGAAACAAAACTAGACTGTGTTGGCCGTTTAATTGGCATCTAGTGCCTCAAGAGCAGaaaacagtgttttatttttataattaGCACAAGAAATGAAGTTGGTTGATGATTGATTACTGAGAGTAAAgtatgaaagaaaacaaaacaataaaacaattgGAGGATTTTGAAATTCACTTTACAGCTCTCCACAAAGGTtacaatgtttgtttgtttttgacacCAGTGCATGTACTTCACAGGGGATCAAATAATGAAGTATGGCTTGGAAGTCAGTTATGTTGTAACCTTTCTTTCTTGTTATGTCTGGAAGGAAGATGAAAGGCTTACAGAAATGCATTGGCATAATTAAAGTTAGTGCAATAACCTGTAATGGCTTATGAATGAATGGGGCCAAAATGGAACTGAAGGACCCTAACAACATAATGTAGTCTGAACAAAATTCATCCAGTCTCCAGTCCCCAAGTAAATTATGCACACGGGTGATTAAAGCAACGCCTCCTTTtttggggaaggggggggggggggggctgtctgtCATGTTGTTTATGCACAAGTAGATTAATGCGGCGCTCATGACAGGCCTGCAAGATATTTCAGCCAAGCAAATGGCAACAGCATCTGAAGAGCCTAAGACCATTCCTTCCAAATTGCTTAAGCAATTTCTAAATGAGAAAAAGTCAAGCAGCAGAAGAAGACATCCCCAGACATTTCGGCTGAGACAGATGGCTTGTAATGCTTTATTTTGGAAGGAGAGCTGTGAATCATATTCTCGTAACCCCTCTGTGGATAACAAAGAAATATGAGAGATGTTTGTGCCCCGTAGCTACAAGTGCTGTGCAATCAGATACCTTGCCCTACTGCAGTAATGCAAAGGACTTTCAGTTGGGGGTACGGTCTGCCTAGAATTGTTTGCTGTTGGCTGTTCAGCAGCATGTGATTTGAGATGAGATTTGTTGTGCAATGCCACTGTTTGTTGACGCTTCAGTCATCCAATGAGTAAGCTCATCTCCTTGTGCTTGCATGTTTTTAGGACCCAACAAACGCCTCTTTCAAAGAGAAGATGAAAGAGTTCATGCAGAAATTTGACCAGAACAAAGATGGGAGAATTGAGATGTCAGAGGTGAGATGTGCTTTTTAATGCCCTATCAGGAAGGTCAACcttagtttttatttaaagCAACACTTTAAAGCAATCCACCCCCAACCCCATACCTACCGGTTGTGTTCCCAATGAAGATGTGGAACCTAACTGTCTGATGTCTTTGCcttgctttctctccctctctttgtctcctcTAGCTGGCTCAGATCTTGCCCACAGAAGAGAACTTCCTGCTCTGTTTCAGACAGTTTGTCGGTTCCAGCACTGAATTCATGGCTGTGAGTAGAGAAATTTGCCCATGTACCGTAACAGATAAACCATGCGGGGATAAAAAATGCCCAGGTCTGTAAGAGGACATGACGGAAAACAAAGCTTACGTTTTGTGGTAGTGTACAACAACTGTGACACAACCACACAGTTGTTTTGTAGAGTCAAAGTCAACCTACCAAGTAATAGTGCAGTTGCAAATGTGCAAATACATACACCTTTGGATAGTGttattacacatttattacaTATACCTGGATGCTGTACAGAGAAATTACTGATGCTATTGCATCAGAAGAACTTTCGATCATTTAATATTTGAACAGCAAACTGCTTCATCACATGCCAAAACTCCACAAACTAAAAACTTGCTCAGGTCAAAGTGGTGGGAGAATCAGAGTATTGAGGTCAGAGGCTTGCTGACATCACAGCCTTCCATCAGCATCACACCCCAGCGCTCCAGCACTATACCCACAAAAGCCTTCGCCTCCAGGAGCTGGAGATTCCCGCTCTCACAGATATTGACGTTTTCATCCGGCTAAATCTCTGTGCAGCCTCAAAGTGTTTGATTATCTGTAATGGGGATTCTCTTGGCTGTCTGCGGTATGTTGTCATGCTGAGTGcaaagagagaatgggagatggGCGAGCGAGAGGGAAGACTCTTAATCATCCCGCACTACTTGGAGAACCTCTTAAAAGGATAGAATGAGGAAGTACAAACTTCTATTTTCAGAGTAATATATTATAGATGCGCCGCTGTAATCCTCCACAGACCTGGAAAGGCAGGGCATCTATCTTTGATAAGAGCCTTTGCTGGAAACAGGGACGGCTGCAAGATTAAAACATTAATTAAGTGGCATTTCTCATTCCTTGTCTTCTCacaatgtgtagtggggggTCAAATAGGAAAACGTTCAAAAGTGTAATGAAAAAATCTGGTGTGATTACCGGGAGTAAAACTGGACAAATAAGGAATAAACAAATTGGAAAtgatttcccttctctctccatctctctctctctctctctctctgtttccttccTATTCTCTCCCCATCGCTCCCTTCCCCCATCCCTGTCTAACAGACATCTTTCCGCTGCCTCTTCGCTATCCCTCCTGGGTTTCAATATGCACATTTTGTCCCATGAATGCAATCTTGtcagatggaaaaaaaaaactttcctcTCATGTTACTCGCATAGCTGGGAATGGTTTGTGACTTGTGCCAAGCATATTTCAAGCTAGATATTTCTCTGTGGATGGTAAAAACAGCACAGCAATGTTCATGATTGTCACATAGGCTGTGTGAACACACAAAGCAAAGCTGTTTCTTCTGGCTCTTTTTTTCTGTGCATAGGCCTGGCGAAGGTACGATACAGATCGTAGTGGCTACATTGAAGCGAATGAACTGAAGGTGagatttttgttatttttttatgtgtttacAAATTTACATTTAACTCTCATTTGCTATTACATAACCTCTGTGGATGGCATGGTGTATCACACAGACTGCATAGGGTAGTTTAGTGTTCCATGCCTACCAAATGAGTTAGTTGAGAAAGAGAACAACCCATCCAATCCAAACCCAAGAACATTCTTCTTCCATTATGTATCACCCTCAGCTGTGACAGTCTGCTTGATGTATATACTACATACGTTAACAgtctacatttcaaagtaaCTGACTAGCCTTTGAAACATTGCCCATTTTTCTTATTCATGTAGCATGAACTGATGAAATATGCACTTGTTAGTAATGAACAAAGAGATTGAATAAAATGTCTTTAGCACAATGAATCAATCTAGTCTTCATGCCCCTCCTTTCCACCTGGGCTCTGCTAAATCAGGCTATTCTGTGCTGATGTTGTGAGGCAGACAGAAGCCATGTAAATGATTAATGTTTTCACTGCCAGTGGATGAGAACATCACAAATGACTCCATCTGGGTATGTACAGGAAAGCCACAGGAAGCTCTTAACAGGACCCTTCTTTCTTATTCCGCTCTATAGCCTTCTCCACAAGACATAGCATGCAGAGGCACACATATTATGCAGTTGCAGGCTTTCAGGGCATTTGGAAAGATTTtgttggggggaaaaaacatgaagcttttcagcagcagagaggggggggggggggggggtcatttgtTGTATTTGCTTCTGGGGCTAGTGGAGTGACCCAAGTCAAATTGCGCTAATGAATCTACTTTTGCTTAGTGCAAGGTCATGTCCACATTACTTCAGatgaaatcaaaacactggCGCAGCAGAGCAATCACTCAAGTGACAAAGATTAATCTCAGCAGCAGTACCAttttgtcttcttcttcttcttctctctccatagGGCTTCCTCTCCGACCTGCTGAAGAAGGC
This DNA window, taken from Alosa sapidissima isolate fAloSap1 chromosome 11, fAloSap1.pri, whole genome shotgun sequence, encodes the following:
- the calb2a gene encoding calbindin 2a gives rise to the protein MANKGQRHPPYFHIAELTASQFLDIWNHFDTDGNGYIEGKELENFFSEMELARRGAGVDPTNASFKEKMKEFMQKFDQNKDGRIEMSELAQILPTEENFLLCFRQFVGSSTEFMAAWRRYDTDRSGYIEANELKGFLSDLLKKANRHYDDQKLHEYTQTILKMFDLNGDGKLGLSEMARLLPVQENFLLKFQGIKLTSEQFNAIFTYYDKDGNGYIDEQELDALLKDLYEKNKKEVDTKNMSGYKKSIMALSDGGKLYRSELEIVLCREPML